The genomic window CCATGGTTCCCGCGGGACGGCTGTGGGGATCGATCCGTCCCGCCGATCCGACGCGGCTGATCGCGATCGAGATGGTGCACGGCGCGGCGGGCTCGACCGCATACGGAGCGTCGCGCGGCTACTGGTCGCCGCTGCAGACCGGTCGTGACTTCGACCTCAGCACCGGGGCGCTCGCCTCTCTCGAACCGTTCCGGGACCGGCTCACGATCATCAGCGACACCGACATCGAGGCGGCCGAGGCGCGGATCCCCAAGGAGATCGGCGGGGATCACTTCCGGTCCAGCGCGACCTTCCTGACCCAGTCCCACCCGCGACAGACCGAGGGCTCCGACATCCGCGCCGGGACGTCGATGGACCAGATCTACGCCCAGCGCTTCGGGCAGGACACGCCGATCCCCTCCATGCAGCTCTGCATCGAGAACGTGGACCAGTCCGGCGGGTGCGCGTACGGCTACGCCTGCGTCTACACGGACACGATCAGTTGGCAGTCGCCCACGGAACCGCTCCCCATGATCCGCGATCCGAGGATCGCCTTCGACCAGTTGTTCGGCGCGGGGGGGAGCGCGGAGGAACGCGCCGCCCGCCGCCGGGCGAACCGGAGCGTCCTCGACTTCATCGCGGGCCGCATCGGCGAACTCCGCCGGGAACTGGGACCCGTCGATGTCCGCCGGCTCGACCGCTACCTCGACAACGTGCGCGAGATCGAACGACGCATCGAGCGGGTGGAAACGCAGAACCGGAGCGGCGAGGAGCGGGCGCTGCCCGAGGCGCCGGCCGGAGTGCCAGACTCCTTCGTCGAGCACGTGCAGCTGATGTTCGACCTCCAGGCGCTCGCCTTCGAGTCCGACATGACGCGCGTGTTCTCGTTCAAGCTCGGGCGCGACTCGTCGGCCCGGGTCTTCCCGGAGAGCGGCGTCGACAAGCCGTTCCACCCGGCCTCGCACCACGGCGCCGACGAAGGGAACATCGACGACTTCGCGCAGATCAACCGGTTCCACGTGTCGATGGTCCCGTACCTGCTCGAGCGGCTGCGGAACACGATGGACGGCGAGACGGACCTGCTCGAGAAGACGATGGTGATCTACGGCTCCCCCATGGGCGACCCCAACGTCCACAACCACAAGCGCTGCCCCCTGTTCGTGGCCGGCGGCGCGAACGGGAAGCTGGACGGCGGAGTTCACGTGCGGGCCGCGCCGAGCACGCCGATGGCCAACGCGATGCTCTCGCTCATGCACGCGCTCGGGCTGGAGGACATCGAACAGTTCGGCGACAGCACCGGCGCCCTGTCGCTCGCCGCCCCCGACGCGAGCGCGGCCGGCTCGTGAGGCGGGACGGGCGCCACCGGATGGCCGCGGCGATGAAGCCGCCGGCGGTCGCGCTGCTGGCGGCACTTCTGAGCGGCGCGCTGGCCCCCGATTCGCCGGTCGCCGACGCAGCGATGGCGGGCGACCTCGCCGCCGTGCGGGCGCTCCTGTCCGATGGCGCCGACGTGAACGCGCCGCAGGGCGACGGAATGACCGCGCTCCACTGGGCGGCGCGCTCCGCGAACGCCGACCTGACCCGCCTGCTCCTCGAGGCGGGCGCGGATGCCGGCCCCATCACCCGCATCGGCGCCTACACGCCGCTGCACCTCGCGAGCGAAGTCCGTGGCTCGGAGGTCGTGGGCCTGCTCCTCGAAGCGGGCGCGGAACAGACCGCCACCACGGAAGACGTGGGCGGCGCGACGCCGCTGCACCTCGCCGCCGGCGCGGGCGGCGCGAAAGCCGTCCGCCTGCTCCTGGAGCACGGCGGCGACGCCGACGTCCGCGAAGCGCGCTGGGGCCAGACGCCGCTCATGTACGCGGCCGCCCGCGGACGGGAAGCCGCCGTGAGGGCGCTGCTCGATGGCGGCGCGGATCCCGCTCTCGCCACCTGGGTCACCGACATCACGGCGTTGGCGGAGTGGTCGCAGGCGGATCGCCGCGCCCGCGCGGCGCGGATGCGCGGCGAGCCCGAACCGCCGGTGCCGCCCCGCCCCGCTCCGTCCGATGCGCCGCTGGCGGCCGCCTCCGCCGCCCCCGCGGAACGTCTCGCGTCCGACGACGAGGAGGACTACGAGCGCCCGATCGAGGAGCCCGAGCCCCTCGGCTACGGCGACCTCATCGGCGGCCATGGCGGTCTCACGGCACTGCTTCACGCCGCCCGTGAAGGGCACGCCGGCACCGTGCGCGCGCTCATCGAGGGCGGGGCGAACATCGACCAGGTGAGCGGGGGCGACCGCACGAGCCCCATGCTCATCGCGATGATCAACGGCCACTTCGACCTCGCCATGGAACTGCTCGAGGCCGGAGCCGACCCCAAACTCGCCTCCGCCGCCGGCGCGACGCCGCTCTTCGCCGCCCTCAACGCCCACTGGGCGCCGAAGTCGCGCTACCCGCAGCAGCACGCTTACGGGCAGCAGCGGCACAGCTATCTCGACGTGATGCGCCGCCTGCTCGACGCGGGAGTGGATCCCAACGCTCGTCTGGAGAAGCACCTGTGGTGGGTGTCGTACAACTTCGACCTCCTGCAGATCGACCTGAAGGGCGCGACCCCCTTCTGGCGCGCCGCGTACTCCCTGGACGTGGAGGCGATGAAGCTCCTCGTCGAGTACGGCGCCGATCCCCGCCTCGCCACGATCAAGGTGCCGCCGCGGCGACTCCCGGCGTGGGACCGCGAGAAGCGCGACCTGTCCGGCGTCCCCCCCGTGCCCGTGGGCGGCCCCGCCGACTACCCGATCCACGCCGCGACGGGCATCGGCTACGGCCAGGGCTTCCCCAGCAACGCCCATCGGTACGTCCCGGACGGCTGGCTGCCGGCCGTCCGCTATCTCGTCGAGGAACTCGGCGCCGACGTGAACCAGCGCGACGACGAGGGCTACACGCCCCTCCACAACGCGGCCTCGCGCGGCGACCTCGAGGTCATCCGCTTCCTCGTCGAACACGGCGCGGACCCGACCGCCGTGAGCCGCGTCGGCCAGACCACCGCGGACATGGCGAACGGCCCCTACCAGCGCACGCAGCCCTTCCCGGAGGCCGTCGCCCTGCTCGAGAGCCTCGGCTCGAAGAACAACCACAACTGCGTGTCCTGCTGACCCACAGCCCGCCCGCACGACTCCAGCCGTGATCACCGTCTCCGGTCTCGGAAAGGCATTCGGCGGTCAGGTCCTCTTCCGGGAGGCCACCTTCCTCCTCAACCCCGGCGAGTGCTACGGCCTCGTGGGCGCGAACGGATCCGGAAAGACCACGCTCCTCAACATCCTCGGCGGCTCCGAGGACGCGACGGAGGGATCCGTCACCATCCCGAAGCGCCTCCAGGTCGGCGTCCTGCGCCAGGACCATTTCCTCCACGACGAAGAGGAGATCCTCGGCGCCACCCTCATGGGAAACCGCGACCTGTGGCGCGCCATGGTCGAGCGGGAGGCGCTGGTCGAGGCGGAAGACGGAGACTTCGACGCCGACCGCTTCTCCGAACTCGAGGAGATCTTCCAGCGTCACGACGGCTACACGGCGGAGGCCCGCGCGGGCGAGATCCTCGAGGGCCTCGGCTTCCCGAGCGAGATTCACCGCCGCCCGCTCTCCACCCTCTCCGGCGGGTTCAAGCTCCGCGTGCTGCTCGCGCAGGCGCTCGCCGGCGCGCCCGATGTCCTCCTCCTCGACGAGCCGACAAACCACCTCGACATCCTCTCCATCCGCTGGCTCGAGAAGTTCCTGCGGGAGTTCAAGGGGGCGATCGTCGTCATCTCCCACGACCACCGCTTTCTCGACAACATCGCCACGCACATCCTCGACATCGACTATGAGACGGTCACCACCTACAAGGGCAACTATGACGACTATCTGGTCCGAAAGAAGGAGGACCAGGAGAGACGGGAGAAGGAACTCGCGAACCGCGAGCGCGAGATCGCCCACCACCGACAGTTCGTCGACCGCTTCCGGGCCAAGGCGAGCAAGGCGCGACAGGCCCAGAGCAAACTGCGCCTCATAGAGAAGCGGGCGGAGGCGCTGCAGCCGCTCCCGGTCTCCTCGCGCCGCTATCCGAACTTCCGCTTCAAGTCCCGCCGTCCGAGCGGGCGCACCGTCCTCGAAGTGGAGGGCGTGAAGAAGGCGTTCGGCGACGGCGAGGAGTTGAACGAAGTCCTCCACGGCGTCGACCTCTCCCTCGAGCGCGGGGACCGCATGGCGATCATGGGCCCCAACGGGATCGGGAAATCGACCCTGCTCAAGATCGTCATGGGCGAACTCGAGTCCGACGCCGGCCGCGTCACGTGGGGCTACGAGACGCACCCGAGCTATTTCGCGCAGGACCAGGAGGCCCGCTTCGAGTCGCCGGGGCAAACGGCCGAGGACTGGATCGCGGGCTTCTGTCCCGGCCGAACCCTCGGATTCGTGCGCGGCGAGATGGGGCGGGTGCTCTTCTCCGGCGACGACGCGAAGAAGCGGGTCGGCAACCTTTCCGGCGGCGAGGCCGCCCGCCTCGTCTTCTGCCGGATGGCGATCGAGCGACCCAACGTCCTCGTTCTCGACGAACCCACGAACCACCTCGACCTCGAATCCATCGAGTCACTGGTCGACGCGCTCCGAGGCTACGACGGCACGCTCATCCTCGTCTCGCACGACCGGTGGTTCGTCTCGCAACTCGCGACCCGCATCGTCGAGATCTCCGAGGACGGGATCCGCGACTTCAGGGGAAGTTACGAGGCGTACGTCCACTACTGCGGAGACGACCACCTCGATGTCGACACGGTCGTCCTCAAGGCCCGGAGAGAGAAACGCGCCGGCCGCGCCGCCGCAGCCGAAACTCGCGGCGCCGGCAACCTCGCTGCCCGGGGAAACGCACGCGGCGGCGACCCCGAAGTCGCGCGGGGCAACCGGAACCGCTACCGGGGCGGCTCGCTGCGGAAGAAGCTGAACGACATCACCCGGCAAATCGAAGCGGCCGAGACCCGCCTCGCCGAAATCGACGAGATCTTCGCCGACCCCGCCTTCTACGCCGAGACCCCGATCGAGGATGTCCGCGCGCTCGAGACGGAGCGCACGTCCCGGCAGGGGGAACTCGACGAACTGATCGGCGCCTGGGAACGCATCGAAACCGAACTCGCCCACCTCGACTGACGACGCCCAATCGACCCCGGGCGGACCATCTCGCGCGGCCCCCCGCGCGCCCGCAGCGGTCTACAGCGGCCAGACGAGGGGGAGGAAGAAGACGACCATCAGGAGCAGGAGCAGGAAGAGCGGCGCGCCGACCTTCGTGTAGTCCACGACCTTGTAACCGCCCACACCCATCACGAGCAGGTTTACGGGGTGGCCGAAGGGGCTCAGGAAGGCGCAGGAGGAGCCGACGGCCACGACCATGAGCAGGGCCCGCGCCGAGAGATCCAGTTCCGACGCGGCGCTGAGCGCGATCGGCGCGACGAGCACGGCGACCGCCGAGGTGGGGACGAACTGCGCCGCGAGCGCGCAGATGAGAAAGATGCTCGCGATGAGGATCCGCGGTCCCATCTCCGCCGCCCGCCCCACGACTTCGCGCGCGATGAGTTCCGCCGTACCGGAGTCCTCCATCGCGAGACCGAGCGCCAGCATCCCGCCAAGGAGCATGACGACCCGCCATTCGACGAAGGTGTAGACCTCGTTCCCCTTCACGCACCCCGTGAACACCATGAGGAGCGCACCGAGAAGCGCGGCGATGTACACGGGGAGCAGGTTCAGGGAGGCCGCGAGGATGAACCCCACCATGACCGCGCTCGCGATCCACGCCTTGTGGACACGGAACACCTCGTGCAGTTGCCCGTGGAGGACGAGGAACCGCGGGTCGCGGGCGAGGAGCGCGATCTTCTTCCGGTTGCCGTAGACGAGGAGGGCGTCCCCGAAGGCGAGCGCCGTGCGCGAGATGCGGATGTTCGAGTGAAAGGCCCGCCCCCCGCGGAAGATCGAGATCAGGTTCAGTCCGTAGGATTCCCGGAAGAGGACTTCGCGCAGCGTCTTCCCGACCAGGTCGGAACTCGGAGCCAGCGTGACCTCCGCGAATCCGACGTCCTCCGACTCCAGTTCGTCCACCGAAGGTCGTTCGTCCACCTGGACCAGCTCCTGCAGCGCCTCCAGCACGGCGAAGCAGGCCGGGGGCCCCTCGACGATGAGGCGGTCGCCGGCCCGCATCCTCTCCGACGCATCGGGCAGCGCGATATCGCCGTCCTCGCGCTCGATTTCCAGCACGGTGAGATCGAAGGCGCGCCGCAGACGCGACGCCTCCAGCGTCTGTCCGTCCAGCCAGGAACCATCCGGGATGTGGAGCCGCATCAGCCATCGGTACAGCTCGTACTCCTCGGTGGCGGAGCCGATGTCCGTCCATCCGATCGATGAGAACTCCGTCGCGTAGCGGAGTTGCTGGAGCTGGTCTTCGCGGCCCAGCAGGAGGAGCGCGTCCCCCGCCTCGAGCTTCACCGTCTGGAAGGAGCCGCTCAGGACCTGGTTGTCGCGCCGGACGGCGACGACGTGCGCCTGGAACCGGTTGCGGAAATCGATGCTCCGAACCGTGCCGTCGACGAGGTCGGATTTCTCGGCGACCGCGACTTCGGCCAGCACCGTCGAATCCTTCACGAGACGTCCCAGGGCATCGTTCGATTCCCTGTGCCGGACGAGGCGACCCCAGGCGCGCAGGCGCTCGAGCGCTTCGATCCGCCCCTCGACGATGAGCACGTCGTCGCTCCGCAGCCGGAAATCCCGCTCCGGCGCCCGCACGAGATGCCCCTTGCGGCGCACGGCCAGGAGGTCGTACCCCAGGGCCTGTCCGAGCCGCCCCTCGACCAGCGAACACCCGTCGAGCGCCGAACCCGACGGAATCCGGAGCGCGAGCAGCGACTGCGCGAGCCGGTAGCGGCCGGTCAGGTCGATCTCGTCGCCCCCCTCCTCGTCCCCGGTGGAACGGTCCGGAAGGAAGTGCCTCCCCGCGAGGACCACATACAGAACCCCGAGGGTGAGCGCGGTCGCCCCGACGGGCGTGAAGGCGAAGAAACCAAATCCCCCCTGCCCCATGCGCTCGAGTATGCTCGAGAGGAGGATGTTGGGCCCCGTCCCGATGAGCGTCGTCATGCCGCCGAGGAGGGCGGCGAAGGAAAGCGGGATCAGAAGACGGGAAGGACGCATCCCGAGACGGCGGGAGATATCGATCACGACGGGGATGAGGAGGGCGACGGCCGCCGTGTTGTTCATCACCCCCGACATCAGCCCGGACGTGAGCATCAGCAGCGCCGTGACCCGCACGGGAGAATCCCCCGCGAGCCGCAGCACCTGCGCGCCGACGACGTTCGCGACGCCGGTCTTGTAGAGGCCGCCGCTGAGCACGAGCACGGCCGCGATCGTGACCACGGCGGGGTTGGCGAATCCTTCGATGGCGCGCGCCATCGGGATGACGCCGGAGATGGCCAGGGAGAGGAGCACCATGAGCGCCACGCCGTCGTAGCGGACCCATTCCGTGACGAAGAGGACGACCGCCACGGCGACGATCGCGAGGACGATGACGACGTCGACCGTCACGGTCCCGACCTCGGTCCCGGCCTCTGCATCGTCGACACGGCCTGCGCGAGCCCCTGAGCGGTGAGCGTCCCGGCGTGGCGCCGCCGGCCGAGGAGGATGAGCGGCATGTCCGTCCTCCGCGCCACCTCCAGGGCGAAGGCGCCGATCGCCGGTTCGCCCCGGGCCCGCCGTTCCATCCCCATCACCACGAGATCGTGCTCCCGTCCCAGGCGGGCGACCGGTGCCGCGGGGTCGTCCGTGTGCTCGAAGGCGACGTCATACGGACCCGCCGCCTCATCCCGCGCGAGTTGCCGGACGGTGCGCTCGACCCTTCGCCGCCGGTCGGGGGAAGCGTCGGGCGGGAGCGTACACAGGAACGTGACGGACCGCTCGGAGGATCGCGCCAGACTCCCGAGCAGACGGGCGCGCAGTTCGCTGTGATCCCGCCGTCCCTTCACGGGCAGGAGAATGCGTCTCGCCTCCTCGATCCGCCAGCGGAGCGGCGCCCGCACGATGACCACGTCCGCCGCGATCCTCGAGATGAGGCCTTCGAGCCGCGATTCCACTCCGGGCTCCGTGAGTCGCGGCAGACCCACGAGTACCGTTTCGCACGTCTGGCTGTTGGCCACGCGGGCGATCTCGCCCCACACATCCGACGCGATCGTGAACAGCGTCTCCGGCAGGACCGCGTCCTCGAGTCCGCGCCCCACGGACTCGCCCAGGATGTCCTTCGCGTCCCGCACCGCCGCGTCGCGGGAGCCGGCGGGCCGTCCCTCTCTCGGAATCACCGACAGCAGCAGGATCCGGCCGACGCTCGGGGCGCGCACGGTCGCGGCCACGTCGACGAGGCTCGCCGCGCTGGCGGGATTCCCGATCGGCACGAGGACGAGCGGGCTGCGGCCGCGGAGGCGGGCGAGGTCCGGATCCCGCGCCTGGGCGCTCGCGTCGGCGAGACGGGCACCGGGCGCGAGCAGGATCAGGTAGAGCGCCACGCCGAGGCCGAGCCACAGCGCGACGACCCGTCCCGCCTCCGGCACGGCGATGGCCTGGAAGATCGCCAGCCCCAGGCAGAGGGCGGCGCCGACGGCCGGGAGCGCCGCCGGCCGCGGGTGGCCGGAGCGCCGCCGCGCAAGCATCGCGGCCCAATGGACCATCGCGAACGAGATGAGGAAGATGAGGCTCGACGCGGCGCCCGCGGAGGCGACGTTCCCCACCGCGACGGCGATCAGCGTCATCATCGCCCCCGTCGCGACGACGGCGACAGCGGGCGTCCCGGTCCGCCCCCGCATCTCTCCCACCTGGTGCGGGAGCGTCCGGTCGCGCGCCATCGAGAACGCGACGCGCGAGGCCCCGAACAGGTTCGCCTGCAGCGCGGACAGCATCGACAGGAGTCCGGCGCCGATGACGAACCAGTAGCCGGCCGGCCCCATGAAGCGCTCGGCGGCCTCGGCCACGAGCCCCTCGGTGTTCGCCCGCGCCGCGGCCTGAATCCCCTCGGAAGGCGCGCCGACGGTCGCGACGATGACGAGAAGGGGGATGTAGACGACGAGTGCGATCCCGAGCGACAGGTACATCGCGCGAGGCACCGTGCGGCGGGAGTCCCGGACTTCTCCGCCCACGGCGGCGATGAGGTCGAACCCCTGCAGGGCGATGAAGGTGTAGCCCATGGCCTGCAGAAGGCCGAGCGAGCCTTCCGGGGCGAACGGGCTCAGGCGCCCCAGCGTCTCGGCGGGAGAGCCGGCGGAACCGACGAGCCACGCGATGAAGCCCCCGGCGATGAGGACCGCGAACACGATCACCTTGCCGATCGTGGCCGCGTTGCCCCCGCCGGCGCTGCGCTGAACGAGGAGGAGCGAGTAGACGGCGACGGCCCCGACCGCGAACGCGATCTGCGTGCGGCCCTGACCGATCCAGTCCCATGAGGCGCCCAGCGCGGGGCCCAGGCGCTGCAAGCCCTCGATGAGGAAGGCGGCGAAGCCCAGCGCGTAGAGGACGCCGGCCACGATGGAGGCGAACCACACCACCCATCCGACCACGAAGGCGACCTCGATCGAGAGCACCTTCTTCGCATACGTGTAGATGCCGCCGGATTCCGGGAAGCGGCGCGCGAGGCGGGCGAAGCTCATCGCGGTGAGGAACGCGATCCCCCCGTTGAGGCCGAAGGCGAGGATCGCGGCGGGACCCGCGGACGCGAACGCGACGCCGGCGAGCGCGAGAATCCCGCCCCCCACGATCGCGCCGACTCCGAGCGCCGTCGCGCCGTAGAGTCCCAGATGCCGTTCGCTCATCCCCGAGTCCCTGGAGGTGCCGGCCGCTGGTGCCGGCCGCCGTGCCGTAACGGTGCTGCAGGCGGTGCCCGTTGTTTCCGCCGGAAGGCCCGCTAATCTTGGGGCCCACCCCGACAATGTCACCCCGACCTCG from Candidatus Palauibacter soopunensis includes these protein-coding regions:
- a CDS encoding ankyrin repeat domain-containing protein: MKPPAVALLAALLSGALAPDSPVADAAMAGDLAAVRALLSDGADVNAPQGDGMTALHWAARSANADLTRLLLEAGADAGPITRIGAYTPLHLASEVRGSEVVGLLLEAGAEQTATTEDVGGATPLHLAAGAGGAKAVRLLLEHGGDADVREARWGQTPLMYAAARGREAAVRALLDGGADPALATWVTDITALAEWSQADRRARAARMRGEPEPPVPPRPAPSDAPLAAASAAPAERLASDDEEDYERPIEEPEPLGYGDLIGGHGGLTALLHAAREGHAGTVRALIEGGANIDQVSGGDRTSPMLIAMINGHFDLAMELLEAGADPKLASAAGATPLFAALNAHWAPKSRYPQQHAYGQQRHSYLDVMRRLLDAGVDPNARLEKHLWWVSYNFDLLQIDLKGATPFWRAAYSLDVEAMKLLVEYGADPRLATIKVPPRRLPAWDREKRDLSGVPPVPVGGPADYPIHAATGIGYGQGFPSNAHRYVPDGWLPAVRYLVEELGADVNQRDDEGYTPLHNAASRGDLEVIRFLVEHGADPTAVSRVGQTTADMANGPYQRTQPFPEAVALLESLGSKNNHNCVSC
- a CDS encoding DUF1552 domain-containing protein, coding for MDIITGKHIPRRTFLRGVGATVALPMLDAMVPAGRLWGSIRPADPTRLIAIEMVHGAAGSTAYGASRGYWSPLQTGRDFDLSTGALASLEPFRDRLTIISDTDIEAAEARIPKEIGGDHFRSSATFLTQSHPRQTEGSDIRAGTSMDQIYAQRFGQDTPIPSMQLCIENVDQSGGCAYGYACVYTDTISWQSPTEPLPMIRDPRIAFDQLFGAGGSAEERAARRRANRSVLDFIAGRIGELRRELGPVDVRRLDRYLDNVREIERRIERVETQNRSGEERALPEAPAGVPDSFVEHVQLMFDLQALAFESDMTRVFSFKLGRDSSARVFPESGVDKPFHPASHHGADEGNIDDFAQINRFHVSMVPYLLERLRNTMDGETDLLEKTMVIYGSPMGDPNVHNHKRCPLFVAGGANGKLDGGVHVRAAPSTPMANAMLSLMHALGLEDIEQFGDSTGALSLAAPDASAAGS
- a CDS encoding amino acid permease; translation: MSERHLGLYGATALGVGAIVGGGILALAGVAFASAGPAAILAFGLNGGIAFLTAMSFARLARRFPESGGIYTYAKKVLSIEVAFVVGWVVWFASIVAGVLYALGFAAFLIEGLQRLGPALGASWDWIGQGRTQIAFAVGAVAVYSLLLVQRSAGGGNAATIGKVIVFAVLIAGGFIAWLVGSAGSPAETLGRLSPFAPEGSLGLLQAMGYTFIALQGFDLIAAVGGEVRDSRRTVPRAMYLSLGIALVVYIPLLVIVATVGAPSEGIQAAARANTEGLVAEAAERFMGPAGYWFVIGAGLLSMLSALQANLFGASRVAFSMARDRTLPHQVGEMRGRTGTPAVAVVATGAMMTLIAVAVGNVASAGAASSLIFLISFAMVHWAAMLARRRSGHPRPAALPAVGAALCLGLAIFQAIAVPEAGRVVALWLGLGVALYLILLAPGARLADASAQARDPDLARLRGRSPLVLVPIGNPASAASLVDVAATVRAPSVGRILLLSVIPREGRPAGSRDAAVRDAKDILGESVGRGLEDAVLPETLFTIASDVWGEIARVANSQTCETVLVGLPRLTEPGVESRLEGLISRIAADVVIVRAPLRWRIEEARRILLPVKGRRDHSELRARLLGSLARSSERSVTFLCTLPPDASPDRRRRVERTVRQLARDEAAGPYDVAFEHTDDPAAPVARLGREHDLVVMGMERRARGEPAIGAFALEVARRTDMPLILLGRRRHAGTLTAQGLAQAVSTMQRPGPRSGP
- a CDS encoding SLC13 family permease, with the protein product MTVDVVIVLAIVAVAVVLFVTEWVRYDGVALMVLLSLAISGVIPMARAIEGFANPAVVTIAAVLVLSGGLYKTGVANVVGAQVLRLAGDSPVRVTALLMLTSGLMSGVMNNTAAVALLIPVVIDISRRLGMRPSRLLIPLSFAALLGGMTTLIGTGPNILLSSILERMGQGGFGFFAFTPVGATALTLGVLYVVLAGRHFLPDRSTGDEEGGDEIDLTGRYRLAQSLLALRIPSGSALDGCSLVEGRLGQALGYDLLAVRRKGHLVRAPERDFRLRSDDVLIVEGRIEALERLRAWGRLVRHRESNDALGRLVKDSTVLAEVAVAEKSDLVDGTVRSIDFRNRFQAHVVAVRRDNQVLSGSFQTVKLEAGDALLLLGREDQLQQLRYATEFSSIGWTDIGSATEEYELYRWLMRLHIPDGSWLDGQTLEASRLRRAFDLTVLEIEREDGDIALPDASERMRAGDRLIVEGPPACFAVLEALQELVQVDERPSVDELESEDVGFAEVTLAPSSDLVGKTLREVLFRESYGLNLISIFRGGRAFHSNIRISRTALAFGDALLVYGNRKKIALLARDPRFLVLHGQLHEVFRVHKAWIASAVMVGFILAASLNLLPVYIAALLGALLMVFTGCVKGNEVYTFVEWRVVMLLGGMLALGLAMEDSGTAELIAREVVGRAAEMGPRILIASIFLICALAAQFVPTSAVAVLVAPIALSAASELDLSARALLMVVAVGSSCAFLSPFGHPVNLLVMGVGGYKVVDYTKVGAPLFLLLLLMVVFFLPLVWPL
- a CDS encoding ABC-F family ATP-binding cassette domain-containing protein translates to MITVSGLGKAFGGQVLFREATFLLNPGECYGLVGANGSGKTTLLNILGGSEDATEGSVTIPKRLQVGVLRQDHFLHDEEEILGATLMGNRDLWRAMVEREALVEAEDGDFDADRFSELEEIFQRHDGYTAEARAGEILEGLGFPSEIHRRPLSTLSGGFKLRVLLAQALAGAPDVLLLDEPTNHLDILSIRWLEKFLREFKGAIVVISHDHRFLDNIATHILDIDYETVTTYKGNYDDYLVRKKEDQERREKELANREREIAHHRQFVDRFRAKASKARQAQSKLRLIEKRAEALQPLPVSSRRYPNFRFKSRRPSGRTVLEVEGVKKAFGDGEELNEVLHGVDLSLERGDRMAIMGPNGIGKSTLLKIVMGELESDAGRVTWGYETHPSYFAQDQEARFESPGQTAEDWIAGFCPGRTLGFVRGEMGRVLFSGDDAKKRVGNLSGGEAARLVFCRMAIERPNVLVLDEPTNHLDLESIESLVDALRGYDGTLILVSHDRWFVSQLATRIVEISEDGIRDFRGSYEAYVHYCGDDHLDVDTVVLKARREKRAGRAAAAETRGAGNLAARGNARGGDPEVARGNRNRYRGGSLRKKLNDITRQIEAAETRLAEIDEIFADPAFYAETPIEDVRALETERTSRQGELDELIGAWERIETELAHLD